One Vanrija pseudolonga chromosome 5, complete sequence genomic window, GCTCACAAGAAGCACCCTCGCTGACGTTACGAGTTGCAGGTGACGCGGGTTTCGAAACCTTCTGCTTGAAGAAGCCACCAAACATCTGGGCCTGCTTGGCCTTGATCTCCTGCTTCTTTTCCTCCTCGCGTTCCTTCTGACTGTTGATGTTAGCTTACTCCGAGCCACAGGGTGTCAACTcacgccttcttctcctcgagctccaaCCGCTTCGCCTCCTTTTgagcctcgcgctccttcttctccgcctcgcgctcctgcttcttctcctcgcgctcggcgtcgcgcttcttcttctcttcatcgcgcttcttcttctcctcctcacgctcagccttcttggcctccttctcggcatCGCGttccttcttggcctcctttTCGGCCTCGCGTTCCTCCTTGGTCTTCTTCGTCTACACCGTCAGCATAGCTCTGTCCTAGCGAGACTcacctcctcggcaacaGTCTTCATCTTCTTCGTTGGAGACCCGGTGGAGGGAGCGGAACTCAGCACCGAACCGCTGCGCTCACGGGACTTTCGCCCTTCGACGGCCTTGACTGGCGACGTAAAGTCGGACGAGTTTCGTGGCGCACTTGTCCTGTCCATCTTGTCGACGATCTCACCCTTGAGGATCTCTGCCCTTCCTGCCTCGTCCACTGTTGCAATGAAGCGATCAcactgctcgcgcgcccgtTGGCGGACCTCCTGCCGAGAACGAAGGTCGGCGAGACGGTCCTCGGGAAAGTACTTGTCGAGATCCTTGGCCTCCCAGCACCGAATCTGAAGACCAACAGCGAACTTGGACGGCGTCACGCCAAAGTCTTCTGGCTGGAATCCATAATTTGTGAGTTTGAACAGCTTGGTAACCAAGGGCGTCAACAGCTCGGGGTCCAGAAGGTCTAGCGTTAGTGATCGGCATCGGCCAACACACGTACCATCATCCCCCTTTGTGAGCTCAGTCGCAAGGTGCTTGATGAACAAGGCGTCGGAGCTCGAGGTGAGCTCGTGGCCGGCCATCACCACGGCATCGTAGAGCTCCTCTGGAatctccttgagcgccttcCCTCCGTCTTTGGCGTCCATGATCTCTTCCTCAAAGTTGTTGCGTTCTGGGGCGTCAGATTGAATTGCTCGGATGTGCAGCCACCCACTTCGTCGAAAGACGTTGTTATTCCTCTGATATGGCTCCTGGTGGAAGACGAGCTTGCGGCCATTGAGCTCTACAAGGCCTGTAGTGGTGTGGTCAGCCCTGTGCCGTGTCTCCTGACGCGGTCGTACTCACTCTCTGCGCGCGCCTTCTTGTCCGAGCTGCTCCCGGTCGCACCATGGTCGGCTGTCGGGGTCAGCAATGGCAACGCGAGGCAACGCGAagcacaccacccaccattTGACTTGCGCTTGACTGCGCTCGAAGGTGCAGAGCTCCCCGCTCGAGGGGGAGGGCTCGAGAATGACAGGTCAATGACCTCGCGTTGCGCCATGATGAGTCGAGGGTGTACCGCGCGCGCAGGTATTTGTTTTCCTTCTGGGCGTCGTCTTGTTTCAAGAGTAGTGGGTATCGCGTGCAATGAAggggggcgggcgtggctCTAACGCTCTAAATGAGCGATGCTGTGAGGAGAATTGAACGAATCTAAGGTTGTTGGTTGTTGTTGAGTGACCGACAATACAGAGGGGTTGGAGTCGCGTCAACTTgtgtcgagcgagcaggcaAGGGCACAGCTGCACATTgttcccccccccccgccctGCCCGACGCGTCCTTCGTGGCGCGCAACGCTGCAGGCAGGCGCGACTtgacaccgccgcctcggaAGAAAACAAATCAGGCTGGTCAGGGAAACCCACGTGGGAAATTAGAAGGAAGTGGAGGTCCGTGGCGGGCGGGTGAGCCGACCTTGTAAGACATTTGCCACCCTCTGTCCAGTCATGACTGGGGCAGGGGTCTTTGCGACCACAGTGGCTGGCACAAACGAGCTGAACGTTGTGGTCACCATGAGGAAGCGTGTAAGAGCGATATGGTACATGGAGAGAGGCGAATTCGTGAGAATCATAGTGGCAAGAATATAGatcgccacggcgccaccTAGATGGGGGGTTGGATTAAGCCGAGTTAAGCCCACTGAAGCTGGCGGGGCAGTCTCCTGGCCGTGGTActcggctggctggctgactggctgggcagacgacgagcccCGCCCCTGGGCCACACTCAACGtcacgggcgggcgggccgcttcaaccacaaccaccacccaccaccccgactTGTCTCTGAGCGAAGGAGCACGACAACCCTCGGTGCCATCTTGTCATCTCGAGCACTCGATCCCAACCCAAGCCACTTTACACCCAATCTACACACTCATCTAGCAACTTCATCAGCACAATCAAGCCAACGAGTCGGCAAGGCGCGGCGCCCTCCTtgaccccgcccccgcacccACATCCCCCCCCTACTCACCTCCGACCCGGCCGCACTggcgcacccacccaccgaccAGCTGCGACACCCCTCTGTCCGTGGCCCTACCTCGTCCGACCAGAGCTAGGGGAGGGTCAAGAGCGACCCCCAATCCCCACCACGTCTACCCCTCTCGCCACCCCTCTATCGAGTCGCCCAGTGCCGACCATCGAGACTTGTCCACGCGATACTCTGACCCCGCGCGCTCCACAGTCGCCCCCGCTGCTGAACGCGGTTGCCACTGAGCAGCTAGACACCAAGGGGCCCGAGACGGCCACCACGACTGACCCTTCACCTGTGAGTCCTCATTCCTGATCGTCACTTGTCGACATCTTCCTTTTGCATTCAATCTCTTCGCCACCTGCCCCCTTCTGTACTCCACTACCCGCGcatcacacccacccccacttCCTAGCCACCAACTTTCTTCTGCTGGCGCGCAGACGGCCCATGACAAGACGCTGACTGAACCccttcctcggcggcgacgcctcCACATTCGATACTGTCTCCTCTCTCCTCTCTTCTCGCCATGCAGCGTGGGACTATCCGCCGACGCTCGTCATCAGACACGGACCGCACCCTCGACGGCACTGACCGACCTCCCTCGCGAAAGCACCTACGGCTAGCGCTCGGCGACCCCACTCctacctcctcggcctcgtcgtcgacaataCCATCATCACCAGAACCGCCAGGCGCAACTGGCTCCAACTCCATTCTCCCTACCATGCGCAATTCCACCGGCAATGGCACAACCAACGGGGCTAGTCAGGCCACTGCGTCGTCATCTACTACACAGACAGGACCTTTCAACATCCCGGACAGTGTCTTGGAGCTGATTCAGCCTTATCGCCCGTCGGGCGCGCTCATGTATGAGGACGACACCGACTGGGCACCAGACTACGATACCGATGTCATTATGGGCTCGGCATCGCAGCCAGAtggctcgtcgaccttgcccCTTAGACAGCGGTTTGGCAAGCGCATGCCGATTGACAGGGAAGAGATTGTGCGCCTGATGATGCAGGGCCTTCGCGACATTGGCTATCAGTGCGTCTTGCGACAAGTGGGCCAAGCTGACAACCACCAGACAAACTGCAGATGTCCTTGCAAAGGAATCTGGATACACTTTGGCTTCCCAAGCGGCCCTCGACTTTCAAGCGGCGGTACTCggtgcgaggtgggcggAAGCCATTGCACTGCTCCCCGAACTCGGAATAGCCCCAAACCCAGGTTCTGGCCTTGCGTCATCACAAAGCAGTATCCGGTcgggcaaggtcaaggcccAGGGCtcaacgagcgcgagcgaccACGCAAAGTTCTTGATTGCGCAGCAAAAGTACCTAGAGTACCTAGAAGCAGGCCAGCAGAAGAAGGCCCTCGCTATCCTCCGCAACGAGCTGGCAACGTCGGCAACAGACTCGGACGCCCTCCATGATCTATCAGGGTACATGATGTGTCTGGACCGCGACGATCTCTATCAGCGGGCCAAATGGGACGGAGCGGCGGGCATCTCGCGACGACAGCTCTTGGAGCGTCTTCAAGGTGGGTTAAGCCTAGCCGGATCTCGTGCTAAAGCCTTGCAGAGCACATCTCGCCCAACATTATGGTGCCCTCTCGACGACTTGCAACTCTTCTTGACCAAGCCCGGCAAACCCAGCAGCTGTCGTGCCCTTATCATGATGACAATGATCCAGTGTCACTTTACACTGATCACCAGTGTGTAAGCGGCTCGTTCCCATCAGTCACGACGCATATTCTTGCCGATCACACCGATGAGGTTTGGAGAATCGAGTGGAGCCCTAACGGCAACTACCTGGCTTCAGCTAGCAAGGACAAGACTGTGGTCATCTGGGCGCTCAAGGTGGGCTTGCTGTTCCAAGACGACGCTAACCTTACCAGACCCAACCTGGCGAAGGCCACCAATACAGCGTTGAGCCCTTGCACCACTTGAAGGGCCACCGCGGTGACGTCGACGCACTCGCCTGGTCTCCGGACGGTGAGACCCTGGTCACCGCATCGGACAAGCAAATCTACATCTGGCAGGCCAAGTCTGGCACTCAAAGCTCTGTCAATGTAGAAACCTCCCAGCATACCGACACCATCAGCGCCATCCAATTCATGCCCAATGGCACGCAGTTTGTtgtcgcctcgctcgactgCCGTGTCGTGTTCTACAACCTCAATGGTACTGTGGCCCGCAACTGGTCGATCCCCAACATCCAGGTCATCGACTTTGCAATCACTCCTGATGCTTCCCGCATCATTGCTCTCACCACATTCCTAGGCCGCGTGGCGGTGGACAACAAGTTCCACCCGAGCATTTCCGCACGCTGCCTggacccaccaccaccaacccgTGCCGACTCCGACATCTACAGCTGGATGGCGCACGGCTTGCTCATCatccgcgtcgccgacaaggagatAATCGAATCCAACACCGAGATCCAGGCGGCGTCCGTGACGTGCCTCAAGCTGTCGAGCGACAGCAAGCATGTTCTCGTCAACTGTAgccccgacgaggtgcagctCTTCTCCATCGACCCAACCATTCAGTTGGTTCGCAAGTTTGGGGGGCATGTGCAGGACCGCTTCGTCCTGAGATCGTGCTTTGGTGCGCCAAAGGACCGGTTCGTACTCAGTGGAAGCGAAGACGGCCACGTCTATGTTTGGCAGAGTAACGGCACCACTCCGCTCGAGGTTCTCTCTGGCCACTCTGAAAGCGTCAACGCTGTGGCCTGGAACCCGATTCTCTCTCGCAAGCTCTTTGCCTCgtgcagcgacgacgcgaccatGTGAGTGGCCATGAGCGAGTAGAGTTTTGTTGCAACACTGACCCCACCTCAGCCGCATCTGGCAGCCCCCTGCTAGACTTGACGAaggcgacgctggcgacgacgccgacggcctggAGTTGTAGGCATTATTACCCCAGCTCATGATGTACTAGCTCAAGTTGTATATATAACCCCCAAAGTTGCCACCGAGAAGACTGTTTACGTAAAATGTACCCGCGCCCCTAAAGGCAATGACGCGCATTCGTCTGAGCCACTCGAGCTGGACGATTCATCGCCTCGTCAGTGCTGCCAATTACAATTACAATCACAATCACAATCACTTTCTCCTCCAAACACCCAACACAATGGAGGAAGACGGGTTCCAGTCCATCTCGTGGGACGACGCGACACAACGCACAAACCCAGGGTTCGCAGACATGTCGGGTGTGggcgggcacgacgacctcgacgacgacgatgacggctTTGACAAGAtcagcgcgacctcgccgccggcgctcgactcgtttgcctcgagctcgacagcgacagTGCGCGGAGGAGACAGTGCCAGCCGAGGAGGTATCAGCAcgggcggcctcggcccagACGGGACGTACACGTGGGACGGCAAGTCGATGACgatcgaggtgcgcgacCCCGTCAAGGAGCACGAGGGCAGCAAGGACATGTACGTGTCGTATGCTGTCCTGTCCAAGGTGAGTTGCATTATCATGGGCGCGCATGCTAATGCCAGACCAACCTCCCGACTTTCAAGCAGCCGCAGGCGAGCGTCAGGCGCCGGTTCCAGGACTTTGTCTTCCTGCACGACCACTTGGCCAAGAGCTTTCCCGCCTGTATCATTCCGCCCATCCCCGACAAGCACCGTTTAGGTGGGCAGCTGCATCCCCGCGTTGACCTAGCTGACCACGACAGAATACATCAAGGGCGACCGCTTCTCGTCCGAGTTTGTAGAGAAGCGCCGCCTAGAGTACGTCCCGCAGCGCCCCAGAACGCCCGCTCACACGCAGCCTCCAGCGCTTCGCCGACAGGATAGCCAACCACCCGACGCTGCAGCGCAGCCAGCTCGTGTCCGACTTTTTGCAGAGCGAGCAATGGGTGAGTCGAACACCACGGCGACGGACGCGCCGCTGACAACGCACAGTCGGTCGCGAAACACGGCCACCTGGcgcacccgccgcccgacgcgcacCGCTCCCTCGCCGACTCGCTGGGAGATACCCTCGTCAACGTGTTCTCGCGCGTGCGCAAGCCCGACGCGCGGTtcgtcgagatggccgaggGCATCGAAAAGTTTGAAGAGGGCCTCGGCAACATTGAGCGCAttgccgcgcgcggccgcaACCGCAATGATGGTGGGTTAGAAGCCGTCTTCGCTatgctgacccgccagacCTGTCAAAGGACTACCAGGACCTCGCGGCGGGATACCAGGGCCTGGGTTATCTCGAGTCGGGAATCACCGAGCCGCTGAACCGCTTCGCCGAAAAGATGCTCGACTTCTCGACGCTGATCACGCACCAGAACCGCGCGGCCGTCGATCCCTTCCTTCTCCAGACCCACTCGCTTCTCGCGTACGCCCAGGCACACAAGGCGACCATCAAGCTGCGTGACCAGAAGCagctcgactttgaggagCTCTCGGCATACctctctgctgctgctgccgagcgcgaccgcctcgccgcgttGAATTCGGGccacgctgctgcgcctgtcggcctcggcacctACCTTCGCGACCAGGTCGACAAGCTGCGTGGCACGGATGACATTCACACACGCCGCGAGCGGATGCGCAAGCTGGACGGCAAGATAAAAgatgtgagtggggtgtcgggggcgcggtggaggcatgctgctgctctaTGGGGTACGGCACTCCGTCTTGAGGGGCAGGGTGGCTGGCATGTGTCATAGTTGGCGGGCGTGCTGGCGTGTGTCAATGTCGGCGGGCGTCAATGCCAGCAGGCTCAATGTCGGCCTGGGCGTCAAATGCCTTTGCCTGAGacatcgccgtcggcgacgcctGTGGCGCGCATCTGTGCGCTCCCTAGAGCGGCGCCGCAATAGACGCGATTGCATGTGCGAGGAATAGCCTTAACGCGTCCGGCTGAACTACGATCTGCCCCCACGAAACTCTCGGAGCCCCGCTGACAATCCCAGCTCCAAGAAGCTGTCACCACGGCACATGACACCTCGACGGCATTCtccgacgaggtgctcaaggAGCATGAGATCTTTGAGCTGTCAAAGCAGGCCGAGATGAAGGAGATGCTCGGCCGGTATGCCGATGGGCAAGTCGAGATGCTCCAGCGCGCCATGGACGACTGGGACCGAGTGAGTGTTGCGCCGACTGCTCCGCCGAGTCTTTCCTGACACTGCAGATCATCCCACTCCTGCAGCGCATCAGAGTTGACGTATAGAGAGCGGAGGTTGCCGCGGGTATACCAGTGTGCGCCGAGCACAAACGTGCTCGGAGCGGAGTAAGAACCTGACGATGGACCTGGCCTGGCGGAGAGGCGGGCTTGGCCTGCCGCGGACACGGAAAtgccacggcgccggcgcgggtgcgggtgTTGAGAGGGAGTACCTGCGGCAAGGAATCCGTACAAGGCACGGTTTGAGTCGATGTTGTACATGCAAGGAGCGTTGCGTGCTTGTGTGGTGCGAAGAGAAGCGTCTGTCGTCATGCGCGTGGCGATGTTGGAGCGCTTGTCGTCAGCCGGCAGAGCAGACAGGTACATGCCGTAGGCAGTggcagggtgggtggagtggtgggtgggtggtcgtcgcggcgacgggccagAGCGAGCACGCACGACAGAGAGGCAGGAACAGGCGACTGCTTGCGCCGGTATCGCCACGGACTGCTGGAGCAGGTTCCAGTTCCAGGAactggtgctggtgcggTAGTAGGGGCGGGTGAaagcggcgctcggcgttgagggggcggcgggtgcaGGCTAGACAGCCAGCGCCACAACGACGCCTCCCATTCGCATTCTCGGAGGGCGTGAATTCTCGGGGCAcgggggcgtgggtgtgggtgcaTGGCGTGGCACGgaggagcacctcgccccctctttcgctggctcgctcgctcggcgcacgcccacgcccacgccacgccaTGCCACGCCCGTGGCGCAATGGCGTGCGGGgtccacgacggcggcgccacgtCCCCCCGGGCAGCCaaccagcgcgacgagggccccGACGCACGGGGGCTTGGAGCCGGCGGGCGGGAACGCCATTGCTTGGCGCGCAGAGTCAGCTGGCTGGCAGCGTAGCGTACAGTGCGGATGGACGAGCGCGAATACGATTGTGCGCGCACgcccgagacggccgacgacgcggtgccAGGCCGCCACGTattcgtcgtcgccgcctgcaTCTGTACTCTGCAGCGCTGTAAAACCAAATCGCGAGCTACAACATGCCAAATGTACCTCCAGGCCCCCAGGTCACATGTAGACAacgacgcctcggcctgccgagcccgacgccgcaCCTACCCACGCATGCGGGAtctgtgggtgggtgggtgaaTGGCCGGCCGGGCGGGCAGGCGCGGGCGAGTATCGGTGGCCCTGCAATGCGCTGCGCTTGCCGGTGCACGACGTCGGAAAGTggcacccacacacaccgccATACCATTCCTCGCCCACGAACCGCACTATCCatgcgctgccgccgctgccgctgctgccgagtgGGGTCCGCCCCAACCGGAGCATTATTCTGTGCGTGGAATGATGGCATGGCACAAGaccaccgcccaccgccaccacttGCTGCCGCGGTAATGCTGCCGCGGTAATCGAGCACCGGCTTAGTCGCCTCTTGGTGACACCCGCTGACGGCAACGTGCGTGATCCGCCATTGCTCCCGGTTGGGGACGACGACTAAAGGAGGGGAGAGAtccccgcagcagcaccagcatcATCGCTGCGGACAACGCCAGACGGGCGCAATgtggcgcagcagcacagcaACGGACAAGACATTTGTGATGCAATGACATGTGTGGTGACTATGAATGATGATGAATGATGCGACCCAGAATGTATGGACCAGTATGCTATGTGTTTGTGGGGTTTTTACTCGCACTGCGGCTTGGTGTGCTGCCTTTTGTGTTGAAGCGGGGGGTGTGGTGTCGCCCGTTTTTGTGGTGTGGTGGAAACAAGCAATGATGCGATGGGTGATTTTGTGTGGGGATCCAGAGGCGAGTTGAGTCGAAGAGGGGTGGTGGCAGGTTACACATATGGAGACAACGAGGTGGCGCTCAGCGCAGgagagacgacgacggacgggTGCGACAGCAGGCGCGACTAGGCGCCAACACGCGGGACACGGCCACGGTGAGCGGGCGCTTCACTGAGCTGGTCGAAACCGAGCGTGTcgtggcgcgagcgagaacgacgagagtcggcctcgcggtattggcgggcgtcggcgtcgcggttGCGCGAGCGGCCAGAACGCGAGGGAGCaacctcgcgctcctcgtggAAGGGGAGCTTGGCATTCTCCTGCTCTGGCGTCGTGAGGTGAGGGACAcgggcgacacgctcgcggcTGCGGCCACGGCGGTCGGCATCTCCGTGCTGCTCAGAGTGAGGCAGGGCAGAGCGCGATCGGGGGTGCGAAGGGGCAACCGAAGGCAGGGGAGCCGTAGCCatgggcgggggcgtgcGAAGGGCCAGGTCGACAGTAGGGCGGGGGTGaatgccggcgccgagacgagggCGAACAGTGTCCATGTTGCTGCGGTCACGAGGGGATGGAGGCATGGGGTCTGAGCGCGAACGAGCCAGAAGCGAAGAGCCGAGGACGTTGGAAATCGAGCGCTCCTCTGGCAGAGGGTAGGTCGCGGTACTTGGGGTGCGCGCGCCACGGTAACCAGAGTCGGAGACGATGCGGAGGGCGTTGCCGACGTAGAGCGACTCCTCGGTCGTCACAGAAGGGCCGAGCGAGAGGCACGAAATGCCAttctcgacctcgttgaCAGCCGTACGCTCACGGCTGCGAGCGCGGTGACCGATTGGGCGACCGCAGCCGCAACGGGggatgagcgcgaggggcgaggtGACGCTGTTGGTAACGCTCGACTTGCGTCCGAAGCGAAGAGTGTCGATCGAGGTACCCATAGCATAGGCCGTCGAAGCCGATCCGGGGGTCGCAGCACCGCTGCCAGGGGCCGTACTTGGGACGCGAGATGAGAAGCCGTGAGGAATCTTGACGGGCACGCTGCCAATGTTGATTCCGTACATGCCGTTGGGGTAAGCCGGAGGAGGGAGGTTGAACGACTCCTTCTGGGGCGAGTCTGATGCCGAAGGATTTGTGTGGGGCGACTGGATGGGCGAGTCGGACacggatgacgacgacgacgagttgccgcggcgacgagggccaaAGGCGGGCGACGGGGCAATGTGGTGCACGGGGCGAACCATTGGGGAGAGAGAGACGGGGAGTTGGGCCGTCAGACGGACGGGGCCGTTGGCAGCCTTGGTTGATGGTGATGCTGTTCCCTTGTCCTGCTGGCGGCATTCTGTTGAGCAGTAGAGGCCCTTGGAAGGCGCCTGGCAGATGAAGCAGCGCTCAAAGTCCTCCTCAAACATGATGGTggatggtgatggtgggTTGGGGGGAAGCAAAGGGAAAACTGAGGGGCAGGGTTAGTCAGGTTGCAGGTGGTTATGACGAGTTGGCGCGGCAACGGCATCATGACTCACGCTGAAAAAGCTGGAAAGCTGACCGAGTCAGAGCACCGCTTGGGCACAATGACACCGATTGAGATGGGCAAGCTTGCAACAATCACAAAAAAATGTAGCGAAGTGCGAGATGAGGACGTATGTAAGGTACGCCTCGAATAGACCTAGAGCACAATGGCTCAgtggatgggtggtggtTCGACTGTCGTCACTCGGGATCGGACGGGTCGGCGCCAACAATGCAAGATCTATGCCGTGGAGATTGGCGGAGGGCGTGGATCGGACAACTAGTCTTGAAGCCAAAAAAAGAATGTCGAGCTAGAAGAGTAGAGATGCGTAGTGGGGAGATGTTGACAAGCAGAGAAGAGTGACGACGGGGgtgtgatgatgatgatgatgagtCTCGAGGATACGTCGTCGGCCGAAGGTTGCTGTAAAACGGGTAGATGTAATCTAGTCGGTTGTGAAGCAGGTTTCAAAGCCAGGGTTTGTGCGAGAGGGAGCTGCAGCCAGACTGGTGGTACGTCAGTTTTCgagtcgccgctgctgcgctttTATTGGGACcgagggccgaggtggtgctgGGGGATGCGATGGTGCGGTGATGCGAGCAAAGACGACGAGTGGACACGACCGGTCGGGTTCAAGTccggtggtggtgatcgTCGCGGGGAGGAGAGCAAGgtagggggggggggggctgGGGAAGGACGGACACCAAGGCTGGTTATGTGGCCTTTGTATTAggcaggggggggggggggggggaggaagggTGTGGGGCGTCGATGCGGGGTAGGGCTTGCCAGTGCGCGAGGAAAAAAAACTGCCTTTGTTGCCACCGGTTGCAGTAGCAgtgacgatggcgacgacgacgagtgcaGCAGCAATGTTGTGTTGGGGACACTAGACACTAGAGCTTGTCGGCAAGGTTTTGGTCCGCCGTGCCGGTTTGTTGGGTAACCACTAGCTAGTTGCCCACGTTTGCTACCGGTGCAGAGCCAACaagcacgcgccgccacactGAACGTGGTTGTGGAGTGGTCCAGTAGGGGAGGAGAGGGGAGTAGGTGACTTACGATGAGCACtcttgcagcagcagtagcgaTGGGGAgcagtgtggtggtggtgaagaGGATGTGATGTTGACGATCGACAGAGTTGTGTATATCTTTTTTGCCTTTGCTGTTGTCTGTCTGTTGCTATCGTGGCAAGTCGAGAGGCggtttggcggcggcggcgtcgaggcaaCACCTTCTGCGATCAAGTTTGGTTTTGGCGGGATTGTGCGTGACCAGGTTTTTTTGGCTTGGCTGGCGCACCGTAGCGCTCACAGTTAtctctggctggctggctggttgtcgtggtcgtcgtcgtcgcctgtcTCGTCGGTGCAGCAAAATACGCCATGTGTCTTTGAGGTTGCGCCAAGGGCCACACGGCAGCAAGGGCAGGGGAGCAGAGGTGCGTCTGCCCACCTTTGAGACTTGACTCATTGCGCCCTGCCCTGTCTGCGCTGAGCCCTGTCCTTGCCTGTCCCTGCCCTGGCCGTTGTTATGGGCCCTGGCTTGCTGGCAGTTTGAGTGTCTCTGCGTCTCCCTTGCCCGTCACAACAAGagcagcctgcctgccagtcGACTCGGCTGTTGGAAATGTTGTGCCTGAATGAATAGCTTTTTTGTGTTGCCATGGGCTCAGGGGGGTCTGTCTGCCCGACTCGACACACGACACACGGCACAGATACACACATACACATACGACGGGACCAAAATTGCCCCAAAAGGACCAATGCATCAAAGTGGGTCTGCCAAAAAAAAAAAATCCGAGCCAAGTGATGGTGGGCTGCTGCCGGGAGAGATGG contains:
- the wdr26_1 gene encoding WD repeat-containing protein 26, with product MQRGTIRRRSSSDTDRTLDGTDRPPSRKHLRLALGDPTPTSSASSSTIPSSPEPPGATGSNSILPTMRNSTGNGTTNGASQATASSSTTQTGPFNIPDSVLELIQPYRPSGALMYEDDTDWAPDYDTDVIMGSASQPDGSSTLPLRQRFGKRMPIDREEIVRLMMQGLRDIGYQQTADVLAKESGYTLASQAALDFQAAVLGARWAEAIALLPELGIAPNPGSGLASSQSSIRSGKVKAQGSTSASDHAKFLIAQQKYLEYLEAGQQKKALAILRNELATSATDSDALHDLSGYMMCLDRDDLYQRAKWDGAAGISRRQLLERLQEHISPNIMVPSRRLATLLDQARQTQQLSCPYHDDNDPVSLYTDHQCVSGSFPSVTTHILADHTDEVWRIEWSPNGNYLASASKDKTVVIWALKTQPGEGHQYSVEPLHHLKGHRGDVDALAWSPDGETLVTASDKQIYIWQAKSGTQSSVNVETSQHTDTISAIQFMPNGTQFVVASLDCRVVFYNLNGTVARNWSIPNIQVIDFAITPDASRIIALTTFLGRVAVDNKFHPSISARCLDPPPPTRADSDIYSWMAHGLLIIRVADKEIIESNTEIQAASVTCLKLSSDSKHVLVNCSPDEVQLFSIDPTIQLVRKFGGHVQDRFVLRSCFGAPKDRFVLSGSEDGHVYVWQSNGTTPLEVLSGHSESVNAVAWNPILSRKLFASCSDDATIRIWQPPARLDEGDAGDDADGLEL
- the wdr26_1 gene encoding WD repeat-containing protein 26 translates to MRNSTGNGTTNGASQATASSSTTQTGPFNIPDSVLELIQPYRPSGALMYEDDTDWAPDYDTDVIMGSASQPDGSSTLPLRQRFGKRMPIDREEIVRLMMQGLRDIGYQQTADVLAKESGYTLASQAALDFQAAVLGARWAEAIALLPELGIAPNPGSGLASSQSSIRSGKVKAQGSTSASDHAKFLIAQQKYLEYLEAGQQKKALAILRNELATSATDSDALHDLSGYMMCLDRDDLYQRAKWDGAAGISRRQLLERLQEHISPNIMVPSRRLATLLDQARQTQQLSCPYHDDNDPVSLYTDHQCVSGSFPSVTTHILADHTDEVWRIEWSPNGNYLASASKDKTVVIWALKTQPGEGHQYSVEPLHHLKGHRGDVDALAWSPDGETLVTASDKQIYIWQAKSGTQSSVNVETSQHTDTISAIQFMPNGTQFVVASLDCRVVFYNLNGTVARNWSIPNIQVIDFAITPDASRIIALTTFLGRVAVDNKFHPSISARCLDPPPPTRADSDIYSWMAHGLLIIRVADKEIIESNTEIQAASVTCLKLSSDSKHVLVNCSPDEVQLFSIDPTIQLVRKFGGHVQDRFVLRSCFGAPKDRFVLSGSEDGHVYVWQSNGTTPLEVLSGHSESVNAVAWNPILSRKLFASCSDDATIRIWQPPARLDEGDAGDDADGLEL
- the SNX4 gene encoding Sorting nexin-4 — its product is MEEDGFQSISWDDATQRTNPGFADMSGVGGHDDLDDDDDGFDKISATSPPALDSFASSSTATVRGGDSASRGGISTGGLGPDGTYTWDGKSMTIEVRDPVKEHEGSKDMYVSYAVLSKTNLPTFKQPQASVRRRFQDFVFLHDHLAKSFPACIIPPIPDKHRLEYIKGDRFSSEFVEKRRLDLQRFADRIANHPTLQRSQLVSDFLQSEQWSVAKHGHLAHPPPDAHRSLADSLGDTLVNVFSRVRKPDARFVEMAEGIEKFEEGLGNIERIAARGRNRNDDLSKDYQDLAAGYQGLGYLESGITEPLNRFAEKMLDFSTLITHQNRAAVDPFLLQTHSLLAYAQAHKATIKLRDQKQLDFEELSAYLSAAAAERDRLAALNSGHAAAPVGLGTYLRDQVDKLRGTDDIHTRRERMRKLDGKIKDLQEAVTTAHDTSTAFSDEVLKEHEIFELSKQAEMKEMLGRYADGQVEMLQRAMDDWDRIIPLLQRIRVDV